In a single window of the Streptomyces sp. NBC_00353 genome:
- a CDS encoding tyrosine-type recombinase/integrase, giving the protein MSDLGGGCGLRQGEIFGLPEDEIDYATGWLHIAYQVKVANGHLVFAPPKRGKERDVPLPARVAAILKQHCKDFPPIEVTLPWLRPDEVPVTKRLLFSLVGGGAVRRTDFNTRVWKHALVTAGVIPQRQEGERHQAAREHGMHALRHFYASVLLDAGENIKALSTYLGHSDPGFTLRTYTHLMPSSEGRTRKAVDSMYDATASAPDGPGTAQGV; this is encoded by the coding sequence ATGTCGGACCTTGGAGGCGGCTGTGGCCTCAGGCAAGGCGAAATTTTCGGCCTTCCCGAAGATGAGATCGACTACGCGACGGGATGGCTGCACATCGCGTACCAAGTCAAAGTAGCCAATGGGCACCTGGTATTCGCGCCGCCGAAGCGCGGTAAGGAACGGGACGTGCCGCTGCCCGCTCGCGTCGCGGCCATCCTCAAGCAGCACTGCAAGGACTTCCCGCCCATCGAAGTGACCCTGCCGTGGCTTCGGCCCGATGAGGTGCCAGTCACCAAGCGGCTGCTGTTCTCACTCGTAGGCGGTGGCGCCGTACGGCGGACCGACTTCAATACCCGCGTATGGAAGCATGCCCTCGTCACGGCCGGCGTCATCCCCCAGCGGCAGGAGGGCGAACGGCACCAGGCCGCCCGCGAGCACGGGATGCATGCGCTCCGGCACTTCTACGCCTCGGTACTCCTGGACGCAGGGGAGAACATCAAGGCGCTCTCCACCTACCTCGGGCACTCCGACCCCGGCTTCACGCTCCGGACGTACACGCACCTGATGCCTAGTAGCGAGGGGCGCACCCGGAAGGCCGTGGACAGCATGTACGACGCCACCGCTTCCGCGCCTGACGGCCCAGGGACGGCCCAGGGCGTTTGA
- a CDS encoding carbohydrate ABC transporter permease: MAVHTSQSVATAAGDNVARGRSRGTGTPSPSRLRRALSTHWYAWTMVAPVVAVIGVIIGYPLVRGIYLSLTDANERNVERSIGVNHMPATYKFVGLDNYADALTGNQFLGTLGWTLVWTVSCVSITFVLGMALANILNRRIAGRSAYRMALILPWAIPGFVSVFAWRFLYNEDRGLLNKILSGAGVDGIPWLNDPTWAKFSVIAVNVWLGVPFMMVALLGGLQSIPSEQYEAAEMDGATAWQRFRHITLPGLRPVSTTVILLSTIWTFNMFPVIFLLTRGGPGEATQILVTQAYKFSFEISPRDFAQSSTWGVLILVLLMLFAAVYRRVLRTQGDNW; this comes from the coding sequence ATGGCTGTCCACACCAGCCAGTCGGTGGCAACGGCCGCGGGCGACAATGTCGCCCGCGGCCGGAGCCGCGGTACTGGTACCCCATCGCCGAGCAGGCTCCGGCGGGCTCTGTCGACCCACTGGTACGCCTGGACGATGGTCGCCCCGGTCGTCGCCGTGATCGGCGTGATCATCGGCTACCCGCTGGTCCGCGGCATCTACCTGTCGCTGACCGACGCCAATGAGCGCAACGTCGAACGGTCCATCGGCGTCAACCACATGCCGGCGACGTACAAGTTCGTCGGCCTGGACAACTACGCCGACGCGCTCACGGGCAACCAGTTCCTCGGCACGCTCGGGTGGACCCTGGTGTGGACGGTCTCCTGCGTGAGCATCACGTTCGTCCTCGGCATGGCCCTGGCCAACATCCTCAACCGCCGGATCGCCGGCCGCTCGGCCTACCGGATGGCGCTGATCCTGCCCTGGGCCATCCCCGGCTTCGTCTCCGTCTTCGCCTGGCGCTTCCTCTACAACGAGGACCGCGGGCTGCTCAACAAGATCCTCTCCGGTGCCGGCGTCGACGGTATTCCGTGGCTCAACGACCCCACCTGGGCGAAGTTCTCCGTCATCGCCGTCAATGTGTGGCTCGGCGTGCCGTTCATGATGGTCGCCCTGCTCGGCGGTCTGCAGTCCATCCCCAGCGAGCAGTACGAGGCCGCCGAGATGGACGGTGCCACCGCCTGGCAGCGGTTCCGCCACATCACCCTGCCCGGGCTCCGGCCGGTCTCCACCACCGTGATCCTGCTGTCGACCATCTGGACGTTCAACATGTTCCCGGTGATCTTCCTGCTGACCCGCGGCGGACCGGGCGAGGCCACCCAGATCCTGGTCACCCAGGCGTACAAGTTCTCCTTCGAGATCAGCCCGCGCGACTTCGCGCAGTCCTCCACCTGGGGCGTGCTGATCCTCGTCCTCCTGATGCTCTTCGCCGCGGTCTACCGGCGAGTCCTCCGCACGCAGGGAGATAACTGGTGA
- a CDS encoding pyridoxamine 5'-phosphate oxidase family protein, giving the protein MSGHQPVAELHPGYSDKDATARPWSEAVAVLTRAEVFWLSTVRPDGRPHVTPLIGLWSDDALHFCTGPAERKARNPATNPEVVVTTGTDTLHQGFDVVVEGRADRVTDEARLTRLAELWEAKYGADWHFEVRAGAFANAAGGRAEVFEVVPRTAFGFGKGEPYSQTRWRFG; this is encoded by the coding sequence GTGTCCGGACACCAGCCCGTCGCCGAGCTGCATCCCGGTTACAGCGACAAGGACGCGACGGCCCGACCGTGGTCGGAGGCGGTTGCCGTGCTGACGCGGGCGGAGGTGTTCTGGCTGTCCACGGTCCGGCCGGACGGCCGCCCGCACGTCACGCCGCTGATCGGGCTCTGGTCGGACGACGCGTTGCACTTCTGCACGGGCCCGGCCGAGCGCAAGGCACGGAATCCGGCGACGAACCCGGAGGTCGTGGTGACGACCGGCACCGACACGCTGCACCAGGGCTTCGACGTGGTGGTCGAGGGCCGGGCGGACCGGGTGACGGACGAGGCGCGGCTGACCCGGCTGGCGGAACTCTGGGAGGCGAAGTACGGCGCGGACTGGCACTTCGAGGTCCGCGCGGGCGCGTTCGCCAACGCTGCGGGGGGCCGCGCGGAGGTGTTCGAGGTGGTCCCACGCACGGCGTTCGGCTTCGGCAAGGGCGAACCGTACAGCCAGACCCGCTGGCGTTTCGGCTGA
- a CDS encoding phosphatase PAP2 family protein has product MGEVSVKSQDGRPAATPSPIADEAAPEVQRNDRLARLRSLRYPRRPRIYFEVLLIAVSYWVYSLVRNAVPEQKAAALSNADWLWSVEKYLGIAVEQSVNHAVNSVTWLIVSMNYYYATLHFVVTIGVLMWLFRRHPGRYAAARLVLFATTGVALLGYYLYPLAPPRLMNGGHFIDTVLVHHTWGSMASGNFKNMSNQYAAMPSMHIGWSLWCGLTIYALASAPWARIAGLLYPATTLIVIVSTANHFWLDAVGGMTCLAFGYAVSFAWYGALPHHLQKRVTRPAGARLSALGPGAPIRVGQPAAEAPVRR; this is encoded by the coding sequence ATGGGTGAAGTGAGCGTGAAGTCACAGGACGGCCGACCGGCGGCCACCCCGTCACCCATCGCGGACGAGGCGGCTCCCGAGGTGCAGCGGAACGACAGGCTGGCGCGGCTGCGTTCGCTGCGGTACCCACGTCGGCCGCGCATCTATTTCGAAGTCCTGCTGATCGCGGTGAGTTACTGGGTCTACTCGCTGGTGCGCAACGCCGTCCCCGAGCAGAAGGCCGCGGCACTCAGCAACGCGGACTGGCTCTGGTCGGTGGAGAAGTACCTGGGCATCGCCGTCGAGCAGTCGGTCAACCACGCGGTGAACTCCGTGACATGGCTGATCGTCTCGATGAACTACTACTACGCGACACTGCACTTCGTCGTCACCATCGGTGTGCTGATGTGGCTGTTCCGTCGCCATCCCGGACGTTACGCGGCAGCGCGCCTGGTGCTGTTCGCGACCACGGGCGTCGCGCTGCTCGGGTACTACCTGTATCCGCTGGCGCCACCGCGCCTGATGAACGGCGGCCACTTCATCGACACCGTGCTGGTGCACCACACCTGGGGCTCGATGGCCTCGGGCAACTTCAAGAACATGTCGAACCAGTACGCGGCGATGCCGTCGATGCATATCGGCTGGTCGCTGTGGTGCGGCCTGACCATCTACGCGCTGGCGTCGGCGCCGTGGGCACGCATCGCGGGCCTGCTGTACCCGGCGACCACACTGATCGTGATCGTGTCGACCGCCAACCACTTCTGGCTGGACGCGGTGGGCGGCATGACCTGTCTGGCGTTCGGTTACGCGGTGTCGTTCGCCTGGTACGGGGCGCTGCCGCACCACCTTCAGAAGCGGGTCACGCGCCCTGCCGGGGCCAGACTCTCGGCGCTCGGCCCGGGAGCGCCGATCAGGGTCGGGCAGCCGGCCGCGGAGGCACCGGTGCGCCGGTAA
- a CDS encoding putative protein N(5)-glutamine methyltransferase — protein MSLSSTPLPYSVIVTRLRAAGCVFAEDEAELILATAVDPAELAAMVDRRAAGLPLEHVLGWAEFRGLRIAVDPGVFVPRRRTEFLVDQAVGLTRPADGPAVVVDLCCGSGALGAALAAALDRVELHSSDVEPAAVRCARRNVAGAGEVYEGDLFEPLPASLRGRVGILLANVPYVPSEDVELLPAEARVHEPRVALDGGGDGLDVLRRVTAEAPQWLAPGGHLLVETSERQAARAEETVARSGLIARVVTSDELYATVVIGTRPGTGDGR, from the coding sequence ATGTCGCTTTCCTCGACACCGCTCCCTTACTCCGTCATCGTCACCAGACTTCGCGCCGCCGGCTGTGTATTCGCCGAGGACGAGGCGGAGTTGATCCTCGCCACGGCCGTGGACCCGGCCGAGCTCGCCGCCATGGTGGACCGGCGGGCAGCCGGACTTCCTCTCGAACACGTCCTCGGCTGGGCCGAGTTCCGCGGTCTGCGGATCGCTGTGGACCCCGGTGTCTTCGTTCCCCGGCGCCGTACCGAATTCCTCGTCGACCAGGCCGTCGGCCTCACCCGTCCCGCGGACGGACCCGCCGTCGTCGTCGATCTGTGCTGCGGTTCGGGTGCGCTGGGCGCCGCGCTCGCCGCCGCCCTGGACCGGGTCGAGCTGCACTCCAGCGATGTCGAACCCGCCGCGGTGCGGTGCGCGCGCCGCAATGTCGCCGGTGCGGGAGAGGTGTACGAGGGCGACCTCTTCGAACCGCTGCCCGCCTCGCTGCGCGGCCGCGTCGGGATTCTGCTCGCCAATGTGCCGTACGTCCCCAGCGAGGACGTCGAACTCCTGCCCGCGGAGGCCCGGGTCCATGAACCGAGGGTGGCGCTCGACGGTGGAGGCGACGGGCTCGATGTACTGCGCAGAGTGACCGCCGAAGCGCCTCAGTGGCTGGCGCCGGGCGGACATCTGCTGGTCGAGACGAGCGAACGGCAGGCGGCACGGGCCGAGGAGACCGTCGCCCGGAGCGGACTGATTGCGCGGGTGGTCACCTCCGACGAGCTGTATGCGACCGTCGTCATCGGCACCAGGCCAGGTACCGGGGACGGCAGGTAG
- a CDS encoding extracellular solute-binding protein: MRRGITATALVAALALAATACGSDDKSDGSSKSSGELSGTVTWWDTSTVGSEDKVFKKIAEDFEKQHPKVDVKYVNVPFGEAQNKFKNAAQSGSGAPDVIRSEVAWTPEFADLGYLAPLDGTPALQKADDFLKQAAASTKYNGKTYAVPQVIDSMGIFYNKKIFKEAGVEVPTTVDQLKTVSKKIKEKTGKTGLYLRGDDAYWFLSFLYGEGGDLVDASTKSVTVDNPEGVKAMKVVKDLVDSGAAKTDATDGWENMQSSFKDGKVAMIINGPWAVADTYAGAEFKDKANLGVAPVPAGSAAQGAPQGGHNLAVYAGSKNLDASYAFVDYMTSTKTQAQVTKELNLLPTRTSAYSQEAVVDNEIVGFFKPVVETAVERPWIPETGSLFAPLVTEYTKVLTGQTTPEKAAKATGDSYRKLLKGWK, from the coding sequence ATGCGACGTGGCATAACGGCCACCGCCCTGGTCGCGGCCCTGGCGCTTGCGGCGACCGCCTGCGGCAGCGATGACAAGTCCGACGGCTCGAGCAAGAGCTCCGGCGAGCTCTCCGGGACCGTTACATGGTGGGACACCTCCACCGTGGGCAGCGAGGACAAGGTCTTCAAGAAGATTGCCGAAGACTTTGAGAAGCAGCACCCGAAGGTCGACGTCAAGTACGTCAACGTGCCCTTCGGTGAGGCGCAGAACAAGTTCAAGAACGCTGCCCAGTCCGGCTCCGGCGCGCCCGACGTGATCCGCTCCGAGGTCGCCTGGACCCCCGAGTTCGCGGACCTCGGCTACCTCGCCCCGCTGGACGGCACCCCCGCCCTGCAGAAGGCGGACGACTTCCTCAAGCAGGCCGCCGCCTCCACCAAGTACAACGGCAAGACGTACGCGGTGCCGCAGGTCATCGACTCCATGGGCATCTTCTACAACAAGAAGATCTTCAAGGAGGCCGGCGTCGAGGTTCCCACCACCGTCGACCAGCTGAAGACCGTCTCCAAGAAGATCAAGGAGAAGACCGGCAAGACCGGTCTGTACCTGCGCGGCGACGACGCGTACTGGTTCCTGTCCTTCCTGTACGGCGAGGGCGGCGACCTCGTCGACGCGTCCACCAAGTCCGTCACCGTCGACAACCCCGAGGGCGTCAAGGCGATGAAGGTCGTCAAGGACCTCGTCGACTCCGGTGCGGCCAAGACCGACGCGACGGACGGCTGGGAGAACATGCAGTCGTCCTTCAAGGACGGCAAGGTCGCCATGATCATCAACGGCCCGTGGGCCGTCGCCGACACGTACGCCGGCGCGGAGTTCAAGGACAAGGCCAACCTGGGCGTCGCCCCGGTCCCGGCCGGCTCCGCCGCGCAGGGCGCCCCGCAGGGCGGTCACAACCTGGCCGTCTACGCGGGCTCCAAGAACCTCGACGCCTCCTACGCCTTCGTCGACTACATGACGTCCACGAAGACCCAGGCCCAGGTCACCAAGGAGCTGAACCTCCTGCCGACCCGTACCTCCGCCTACTCGCAGGAAGCCGTCGTCGACAACGAGATCGTCGGCTTCTTCAAGCCGGTCGTCGAGACCGCCGTCGAGCGCCCCTGGATCCCGGAGACCGGCAGCCTCTTCGCCCCGCTCGTCACCGAGTACACCAAGGTCCTGACCGGCCAGACCACGCCGGAGAAGGCCGCCAAGGCCACCGGTGACTCCTACCGCAAGCTCCTCAAGGGCTGGAAGTAG
- the glnA gene encoding type I glutamate--ammonia ligase — MDKQQEFVLRTLEERDIRFVRLWFTDVLGYLKSVAVAPAELEQAFDEGIGFDGSAIEGFARVYESDMIAKPDPGTFQILPWRAEAPGTARMFCDILMPDGSPSFADPRYVLKRILAKTSDLGFTFYTHPEIEFFLLKNKPVDGSRPTPADSSGYFDHTPQNVGMDFRRQAITMLESMGISVEFSHHEGAPGQQEIDLRYADALSTADNIMTFRLVMKQVALEQGVQATFMPKPFSEFPGSGMHTHLSLFEGDRNAFYESGAEYQLSKVGRSFIAGLLKHAAEISAVTNQWVNSYKRIWGGSARAAGAGGEAPSYICWGHNNRSALIRVPMYKPGKTGSARVEVRSIDSGANPYLTYAVLLAAGLKGIEEGYELPAGADDDVWALSDAERRAMGIEPLPQNLGEAISLMEKSELVAETLGEHVFDFFLRNKKQEWEEYRSEVTAFELKALLPVL; from the coding sequence TGCGCCTGTGGTTCACCGATGTGCTCGGCTACCTCAAGTCCGTTGCCGTGGCGCCCGCCGAGCTGGAGCAGGCGTTCGACGAGGGCATCGGCTTCGACGGATCGGCCATCGAGGGCTTCGCCCGGGTCTACGAGTCCGACATGATCGCCAAGCCGGACCCCGGCACCTTCCAGATCCTGCCCTGGCGTGCGGAAGCCCCCGGCACCGCGCGGATGTTCTGCGACATCCTGATGCCCGACGGCTCGCCGTCCTTCGCCGACCCGCGCTATGTACTCAAGCGCATTCTCGCCAAGACCTCCGACCTGGGTTTCACCTTCTACACCCACCCGGAGATCGAGTTCTTCCTGCTCAAGAACAAGCCGGTCGACGGCAGCCGGCCCACCCCCGCCGACAGCTCCGGCTACTTCGACCACACCCCGCAGAACGTCGGCATGGACTTCCGCCGGCAGGCGATCACCATGCTCGAATCCATGGGCATCTCGGTCGAGTTCAGCCACCACGAAGGCGCTCCCGGCCAGCAGGAGATCGACCTGCGGTACGCGGACGCGCTCTCCACCGCCGACAACATCATGACGTTCCGTCTGGTCATGAAGCAGGTCGCGCTGGAGCAGGGCGTGCAGGCGACCTTCATGCCGAAGCCGTTCTCGGAGTTCCCCGGCTCCGGTATGCACACCCACCTCTCCCTCTTCGAGGGTGACCGCAACGCGTTCTACGAGTCGGGCGCCGAGTACCAGCTGTCCAAGGTCGGCCGCTCCTTCATCGCGGGCCTGCTCAAGCACGCCGCGGAGATCTCCGCCGTGACGAACCAGTGGGTCAACTCGTACAAGCGCATCTGGGGCGGCTCGGCCCGCGCCGCGGGCGCCGGCGGCGAGGCCCCCTCGTACATCTGCTGGGGCCACAACAACCGCTCCGCCCTGATCCGCGTCCCGATGTACAAGCCCGGGAAGACCGGTTCGGCCCGCGTCGAGGTCCGCTCCATCGACTCCGGCGCCAACCCCTACCTGACCTACGCGGTGCTGCTCGCCGCGGGCCTCAAGGGCATCGAGGAGGGGTACGAACTCCCGGCCGGCGCCGACGACGACGTCTGGGCGCTGTCCGACGCCGAGCGCCGCGCGATGGGCATCGAGCCGCTGCCGCAGAACCTGGGCGAGGCGATCTCGCTGATGGAGAAGAGCGAACTGGTCGCCGAGACGCTCGGTGAGCACGTCTTCGACTTCTTCCTGCGCAACAAGAAGCAGGAGTGGGAGGAGTACCGCAGCGAGGTCACCGCCTTCGAGCTGAAGGCCCTGCTGCCGGTGCTGTAA
- a CDS encoding bifunctional [glutamine synthetase] adenylyltransferase/[glutamine synthetase]-adenylyl-L-tyrosine phosphorylase — protein MTTVPGRRSSTFTRLLRHGFTDPSAAERLLDLPTLSTVRTDSVLLDALGATADPDLALKGLVRLVEAVDADERRVLLDTLITAKPLRDRLLGVLGASEALGDHLARHPRDWHALVTYEATDLHPGVAEFEHELARAGDPDSLRVAYRRCLLAIAARDVCGTTDVAETAAELADLATATLRAALAIARTAAPEDAAVCRLAVIAMGKCGGHELNYVSDVDVIFVAEPFDGAEESRAVQGATRLAAHMMRICSDTTVEGTIWPVDANLRPEGRNGPLVRTLSSHLAYYQRWAKTWEFQALLKARPVAGDPELGAEYVDAVSPLVWQAADRENFVGDVQKMRRRVVDNIPADRVDREIKLGPGGLRDVEFAVQLLQLVHGRSDASLHSGSTLGALRALAEGGYVGRVDAAQLDDAYRFLRAMEHRIQLYRLRRTHLVPEDEADLRRLGRSLGMRTDPLTELNQEWKRHASVVRRLHEKLFYRPLLDAVAQLAPGETRLSAKAAGHRLEALGYADPAAALRHLEALSSGVSRKAAIQRTLLPVLLGWFADSADPDAGLLGFRKVSDALGKTPWYLRLLRDEGAAAENLARVLSAGRLAPDLLLRAPEAVAILGDPQGLKPRSRTHLEQEVLAAVGRADGAESAVAAVRGVRRRELFRTTAADLIGSYGTEENPAEPDPGALVDRVGKAVTDLNAVTLAGALRAAVREQWGDTLPTRFAVIGMGRFGGHELGYGSDADVLFVHAPREGVDEQEAARAANTVVGEMRRLLQLPTADPPLMIDVDLRPEGKSGPLVRTLKSYEAYYRRWALVWESQALLRAEPMAGDEDLGGEFIELIAPLRYPMEGLGEDAVREIRRLKARMESERMPRGADPTLHTKLGRGGLSDVEWTVQLMQMQHGWVEPGLRTTRTREALAAACAAELISAEDAQTLDEAWVLATRVRNAVMLVRGRPGDTFPSGPRELTAVGRYLGYEPGHVGDMLDDYRRITRRARAVVEELFYGA, from the coding sequence ATGACGACGGTGCCGGGGCGCAGAAGCAGTACGTTCACCAGGCTGCTGCGGCACGGTTTCACCGACCCGTCCGCCGCCGAACGGCTGCTGGACCTGCCGACTCTGTCGACCGTACGCACCGACTCGGTCCTGCTCGACGCGCTCGGGGCGACCGCCGACCCCGATCTGGCGCTGAAGGGGCTCGTCCGGCTGGTGGAGGCCGTGGACGCCGACGAGCGGCGGGTCCTGCTGGACACACTCATCACCGCCAAGCCGCTGCGGGACCGGCTGCTCGGGGTGCTCGGGGCGTCCGAGGCGCTCGGCGACCATCTGGCGCGCCACCCCCGCGACTGGCACGCGCTCGTCACGTACGAGGCGACCGATCTGCACCCCGGGGTGGCCGAGTTCGAGCACGAGCTCGCCCGGGCCGGCGATCCGGACTCGCTGCGCGTCGCCTACCGCCGGTGCCTGCTGGCCATAGCGGCCCGTGATGTGTGCGGTACGACGGATGTCGCCGAGACCGCCGCCGAACTCGCCGACCTGGCGACCGCGACGCTGCGCGCGGCGCTCGCCATCGCCCGCACGGCCGCCCCGGAGGACGCCGCCGTGTGCCGCCTCGCGGTCATCGCGATGGGCAAGTGCGGCGGCCACGAACTGAACTACGTCTCCGACGTCGACGTGATCTTCGTGGCGGAACCGTTCGACGGCGCCGAGGAGAGCAGGGCCGTGCAGGGCGCCACCCGACTGGCGGCGCACATGATGCGGATCTGCTCGGACACGACCGTCGAGGGCACCATCTGGCCGGTCGACGCCAACCTCCGCCCGGAGGGCCGTAACGGGCCGCTCGTACGGACACTGTCCTCGCATCTCGCCTACTATCAGCGGTGGGCCAAGACGTGGGAGTTCCAGGCGCTGCTCAAGGCCCGGCCGGTGGCCGGCGACCCCGAGCTGGGCGCGGAGTACGTCGACGCCGTCTCGCCGCTGGTGTGGCAGGCCGCGGACCGGGAGAACTTCGTCGGTGACGTACAGAAGATGCGCCGCCGCGTCGTCGACAACATTCCCGCCGACCGTGTCGACCGGGAGATCAAGCTGGGACCCGGTGGACTGCGGGATGTCGAGTTCGCCGTACAGCTGCTCCAGCTCGTGCACGGCCGCAGCGACGCCTCCCTGCACAGCGGCTCGACCCTGGGGGCCCTGCGGGCGCTCGCCGAGGGCGGTTACGTCGGGCGGGTGGACGCCGCGCAGCTCGACGACGCGTACCGCTTCCTGCGCGCCATGGAGCACCGCATCCAGCTGTACCGGCTGCGCCGCACCCACCTCGTCCCCGAGGACGAGGCGGATCTGCGCCGGCTCGGGCGCTCCCTCGGGATGCGTACGGACCCCCTCACCGAGCTCAACCAGGAGTGGAAGCGGCACGCGTCCGTGGTGCGGCGGCTGCACGAGAAGCTGTTCTACCGGCCGCTGCTGGACGCCGTCGCCCAGCTCGCGCCCGGCGAGACCCGGCTCAGCGCGAAGGCCGCCGGGCACCGGCTCGAAGCGCTCGGGTACGCCGATCCGGCCGCCGCGCTCCGGCACCTGGAGGCGCTGTCGTCCGGGGTTTCCCGCAAGGCCGCCATCCAGCGCACCCTGCTGCCGGTGCTGCTCGGCTGGTTCGCGGACTCCGCCGACCCGGACGCCGGGCTCCTCGGCTTCCGCAAGGTGTCCGACGCGCTCGGCAAGACGCCCTGGTACCTGCGGCTGCTGCGCGACGAGGGCGCGGCCGCGGAGAACCTCGCCCGCGTCCTGTCGGCCGGCCGGCTCGCCCCCGACCTGCTGCTGCGGGCCCCCGAGGCGGTGGCGATCCTCGGCGATCCGCAGGGGCTGAAGCCGCGCAGCCGAACCCATCTGGAGCAGGAGGTGCTCGCCGCGGTGGGGCGGGCGGACGGCGCCGAGTCCGCGGTCGCGGCGGTCCGCGGGGTGCGACGGCGCGAACTGTTCCGTACGACGGCCGCGGACCTCATCGGCTCGTACGGCACGGAGGAGAACCCCGCCGAACCCGACCCCGGCGCACTCGTCGACCGGGTCGGCAAGGCGGTCACCGATCTGAACGCCGTCACACTCGCGGGCGCGCTGCGGGCCGCCGTACGCGAACAGTGGGGCGACACCCTCCCCACCCGGTTCGCGGTCATCGGCATGGGGCGGTTCGGCGGCCACGAACTCGGTTACGGCTCCGACGCCGACGTCCTGTTCGTGCACGCGCCGCGCGAGGGCGTCGACGAACAGGAGGCCGCCCGGGCCGCCAACACCGTCGTCGGCGAGATGCGCAGGCTGTTGCAGCTGCCCACGGCCGATCCGCCGCTGATGATCGACGTGGATCTGCGGCCGGAGGGCAAGAGCGGCCCGCTGGTCCGGACGCTGAAGTCGTACGAGGCGTACTACCGGCGGTGGGCGCTGGTCTGGGAGAGCCAGGCCCTGCTGCGCGCCGAACCGATGGCGGGCGACGAGGACCTCGGCGGCGAATTCATCGAGCTGATCGCCCCGCTGCGCTACCCGATGGAAGGGCTGGGGGAGGACGCGGTCCGCGAGATCCGCCGCCTCAAGGCCCGGATGGAGTCCGAGCGGATGCCACGCGGTGCCGACCCGACGCTCCACACGAAACTGGGGCGCGGCGGGCTGAGCGACGTCGAGTGGACGGTCCAGCTGATGCAGATGCAGCACGGCTGGGTGGAACCCGGCCTGCGCACGACCCGCACCCGCGAGGCGCTGGCAGCCGCGTGTGCGGCCGAACTGATCTCGGCCGAGGACGCGCAGACCCTGGACGAGGCCTGGGTGCTCGCCACGCGGGTCCGCAACGCGGTGATGCTGGTACGCGGCCGCCCCGGGGACACCTTCCCGTCCGGCCCGCGCGAGCTGACGGCCGTGGGGCGCTATCTCGGATACGAACCGGGTCATGTCGGCGACATGCTCGACGACTACCGGCGGATCACCCGGCGGGCGCGGGCGGTGGTGGAGGAGCTGTTCTACGGGGCGTGA
- a CDS encoding LacI family DNA-binding transcriptional regulator — MTARLADIAIQAGVSEATVSRVLNGKPGVAAATRESVLAALDVLGYERPVRLRRRSAGLVGLITPELENPIFPALAQVIGQALTRQGYTPVLATQTPGGSTEDELTEMLVDRGVSGIIFVSGLHADTSADMQRYEQLRAQGVPFVLVNGFSPKVQAPFISPDDRAAMRLAVTHLVSLGHQRIGLAVGPKRFVPVLRKIEGFRSTVQEQLNLTSDEVEALIQHSLFTLEGGQAAASALIERGCTAVVCASDMMALGAIRAARRLSMEVPRDLSVVGYDDSPLIAFTDPPLTTIRQPVTAMGQAAVRTLLEEIGGTPAPHSEFVFMPELVVRGSTAAGPGPDPASASGTESGAHARL, encoded by the coding sequence ATGACCGCACGGCTTGCCGATATCGCAATTCAGGCGGGGGTCAGCGAGGCTACGGTCAGCCGTGTACTGAACGGCAAGCCAGGTGTTGCTGCAGCCACCCGCGAATCCGTCCTCGCCGCGCTCGACGTCCTCGGCTACGAACGGCCGGTACGGCTGCGCAGGCGCAGCGCGGGACTGGTCGGGCTGATCACGCCCGAGCTGGAGAACCCCATCTTCCCGGCGCTCGCCCAGGTCATCGGCCAGGCGCTGACGCGGCAGGGCTACACGCCGGTGCTGGCGACGCAGACCCCCGGCGGTTCCACCGAGGACGAGCTCACCGAGATGCTCGTCGACCGTGGCGTCTCCGGCATCATCTTCGTCTCCGGGCTGCATGCCGACACGTCGGCCGATATGCAGCGATATGAGCAACTGCGCGCCCAGGGTGTGCCCTTCGTGCTGGTCAACGGCTTCTCGCCGAAGGTGCAGGCGCCGTTCATCTCGCCCGACGACCGGGCGGCGATGCGGCTCGCGGTGACGCATCTGGTCTCGCTCGGCCATCAGCGGATCGGCCTCGCGGTCGGGCCCAAGCGTTTCGTTCCGGTGCTCCGCAAGATCGAGGGATTCCGTTCCACCGTGCAGGAGCAGTTGAACCTCACCTCGGACGAGGTGGAGGCGCTGATCCAGCACTCCCTGTTCACGCTGGAGGGCGGCCAGGCGGCCGCCTCGGCGCTGATAGAGCGCGGGTGCACGGCGGTGGTGTGCGCGAGCGACATGATGGCGCTGGGTGCGATCCGGGCCGCGCGCCGGCTGTCGATGGAGGTGCCGCGCGACCTGTCGGTCGTCGGCTACGACGATTCGCCCCTCATAGCGTTCACCGATCCGCCGCTGACCACGATCCGTCAGCCGGTGACGGCGATGGGTCAGGCCGCCGTGCGCACCCTGCTCGAGGAGATCGGCGGCACACCGGCCCCGCACAGCGAGTTCGTCTTCATGCCGGAGTTGGTCGTCCGCGGTTCGACGGCCGCGGGCCCCGGCCCCGATCCGGCCTCTGCTTCCGGAACGGAATCAGGGGCGCACGCGCGCCTGTAG